One genomic region from Candidatus Nitrosopumilus koreensis AR1 encodes:
- a CDS encoding response regulator encodes MAKIMIADDSDAIRLVLKDILLIGDHEVIVEAVNGEEAVSLYKQHNPEILLLDLAMPKKDGLGVVKDVIAYDPDAKIVLITASDDQKIIAQCLNSGATSYISKPFDFTSVLKSISDISGNDN; translated from the coding sequence ATGGCCAAAATTATGATTGCCGATGATTCAGATGCAATCCGTTTAGTTTTAAAAGATATTTTGTTGATTGGTGATCACGAAGTAATTGTTGAGGCAGTTAATGGTGAGGAAGCAGTTTCTTTATACAAACAACATAATCCTGAAATCCTTTTGCTTGATTTAGCAATGCCAAAAAAAGATGGTTTGGGAGTTGTAAAAGATGTTATTGCATATGATCCTGATGCAAAAATTGTCTTGATCACTGCAAGTGATGATCAAAAAATTATCGCTCAATGTCTGAACTCTGGTGCAACTTCGTATATTTCAAAACCTTTTGATTTTACCAGTGTGTTAAAATCAATTAGTGATATTTCAGGAAACGATAATTAG
- a CDS encoding Hpt domain-containing protein, producing MSDEFVQLATKEINEEILGMKNILNSCSDDAEVFQNSDKFQKHTHKIKGLAPMMGKNALGNLAAVLDDILKQIMAGKTPSGMFDVMNNLVEDLAQNMNNDSDLDSVIQKTKNLLNNL from the coding sequence ATGTCTGATGAATTTGTTCAACTGGCAACCAAAGAAATCAATGAAGAAATTTTGGGCATGAAAAATATTTTAAATTCTTGTTCTGATGATGCTGAAGTTTTTCAAAATTCTGATAAATTTCAAAAACACACTCACAAAATTAAGGGGTTGGCCCCAATGATGGGAAAAAATGCTTTAGGAAATTTAGCTGCTGTTCTTGATGACATTTTAAAACAAATTATGGCAGGAAAAACCCCTTCTGGAATGTTTGATGTTATGAATAATTTAGTTGAAGATTTGGCCCAAAATATGAACAACGATTCCGATTTAGACTCTGTCATACAAAAAACAAAAAATCTTCTAAATAATCTTTAA
- a CDS encoding sensor histidine kinase codes for MKIVTKTYLLISVLVAVAAFNLFLLYQEGSGVQNESNSIIRVADIKVKAESISGFAELIANGNMENMEGLEEEIDNVEQILESVRNGGSIEGTEIAKAPTSEIFTQLNQVLTEWEEYRFKVENVKDTPVFDEEATNAANYVLEKNQDLVLLTDQLVRDLNELDRDYNRHKQIAEELAECARGISQQTLLISIGEEGSSQESLKEKRVGFEIGLRKLLGISTQELDVQSVGAEHEDLDPIPRANSDTLRQLEPLWESIQIRIQVLEERALLSPEFNVAKNEMMEQKEVLFEKVNSVINAWNAKLASEKSSNEVVVEILLAANILIFIAVVLIIKQSLSPLNSITRAISKVKEGVYGEKIEYSGSDEVGELVSNFNIMSDTIKAKDEEAKQTDIAKDEFLAMITHELKTPLVPIQGYSDILLSEHLGKLTDKQKERIKIIKDSSATLLAIISDLLDAQKLELGQLRMKKENRNINETICSAVNALLPEAQRNNIELTLNTRDLEINHDPERIKQVITNLVKNSLTAVKPDTGKIHVSMEESPTEIKVLVKDNGIGIPIDKQADLFKKFYQVDATLTREMGGSGLGLAICKGIIDNHEGQITVQSSPNQGAVFSFTLPKGEKSKSSRNPIGTA; via the coding sequence ATGAAAATAGTTACCAAGACATATCTTTTGATTTCGGTGTTGGTTGCCGTAGCTGCGTTTAATTTATTTTTATTATATCAAGAAGGTTCAGGAGTACAAAACGAATCAAACTCCATTATCAGAGTGGCAGATATCAAAGTCAAGGCAGAATCTATTTCAGGATTTGCAGAGTTGATTGCAAATGGAAACATGGAAAACATGGAAGGGTTAGAAGAAGAAATCGACAATGTAGAACAGATACTAGAAAGTGTCAGAAACGGCGGAAGTATTGAAGGAACAGAAATTGCAAAAGCTCCTACCTCAGAAATTTTTACACAATTAAATCAAGTTTTAACAGAATGGGAAGAATATAGATTCAAGGTAGAGAATGTAAAAGACACACCAGTATTTGACGAGGAAGCTACGAATGCAGCTAATTACGTATTAGAAAAAAATCAAGATCTTGTCTTACTTACAGATCAATTAGTCAGAGACTTGAATGAATTAGATAGAGATTACAACAGACACAAGCAGATTGCTGAAGAATTGGCAGAATGTGCTAGAGGTATAAGTCAACAGACTTTGTTGATATCAATTGGAGAAGAAGGCAGTTCACAAGAATCTCTAAAAGAAAAAAGAGTTGGATTTGAAATAGGACTCAGAAAGCTGTTAGGAATTTCCACGCAGGAACTAGATGTTCAAAGTGTAGGAGCAGAACACGAGGATTTGGATCCAATTCCCAGAGCCAACTCAGACACACTAAGACAATTAGAACCATTATGGGAATCCATTCAGATTAGAATACAAGTTCTAGAAGAGAGGGCACTTTTATCACCAGAGTTCAATGTTGCAAAAAATGAAATGATGGAACAAAAAGAAGTTTTATTTGAAAAAGTCAATAGCGTAATCAATGCCTGGAATGCAAAATTAGCTTCTGAAAAATCATCAAATGAAGTAGTTGTTGAAATACTATTAGCTGCAAATATTCTAATCTTCATAGCTGTTGTGTTAATAATCAAACAATCACTATCGCCATTAAACTCAATCACACGTGCAATTTCCAAAGTAAAAGAAGGAGTATACGGTGAGAAAATTGAATATTCAGGTTCTGACGAAGTAGGAGAATTAGTTTCCAACTTTAACATAATGTCAGATACCATCAAAGCAAAAGATGAAGAGGCAAAACAAACAGATATTGCAAAAGATGAATTTCTTGCAATGATCACACATGAATTAAAGACACCTCTTGTTCCAATTCAAGGATATTCAGACATCCTACTTAGTGAGCATTTAGGAAAATTAACGGATAAACAAAAAGAAAGAATCAAAATCATCAAAGATAGTTCTGCAACATTGTTAGCAATCATATCAGATTTGCTAGATGCACAGAAACTAGAATTAGGCCAATTAAGAATGAAAAAAGAAAACAGAAACATCAATGAAACAATATGTAGTGCAGTAAATGCGTTATTGCCAGAAGCTCAAAGAAACAACATTGAATTGACTTTAAACACTAGAGATTTAGAAATAAATCATGATCCTGAAAGAATAAAACAAGTCATTACCAACTTGGTAAAAAATAGTTTAACAGCAGTGAAACCAGATACAGGTAAAATACATGTTTCAATGGAAGAGTCTCCAACTGAAATCAAAGTTCTAGTCAAAGATAACGGAATTGGAATTCCAATTGACAAACAAGCAGATCTATTCAAAAAATTCTATCAAGTAGATGCTACTCTTACAAGAGAGATGGGCGGAAGTGGTTTAGGTCTGGCAATTTGTAAGGGAATAATAGACAATCATGAAGGCCAAATTACAGTACAAAGCAGTCCAAATCAAGGGGCAGTATTTTCATTTACGTTGCCAAAAGGAGAAAAGAGCAAAAGTTCTCGAAATCCCATAGGAACTGCTTAA
- a CDS encoding TldD/PmbA family protein: MDTQLEELTDYAIKYASDSGAQYCDVRSEEQERESVLIENGETEYVRTINDSGIGIRLIKDGTWSFSSITNPKSKEQIKKAIDEAVKNSVHYAKNRKEQFSLYPNPSIKKKIDYKVLQKPNLDELIKIGTMCDKIISDTPKIIKSVINPWYTNNSKYFVNSEGSKILQSFSDVVIDMIATAHEYGITQSVNITEGGRGGMEQIINKDKAQNSAQKIAKKASELLSAKPAKEEKATVVMNPDFVSLLTHEILGHPSEADRVLGKEMAWAGGAWWKGMIGEKIGSEKLNVFDDPTIEESLGWYNFDDEGVETKKTTLVEEGVLKNHMQNRETGQIFNVAPTGNMRATNYRFMPLIRMACTCVGNGDWKVDEMIKEVKNGYLISNMKIPSIDMKRYNWSISCQYAQKIENGEVTDLLRDVIVMGIAPEFFQSIDACGNDFTIRPITNCGKGDPMQSMIMGNGGPSIRGTATVKSVN, from the coding sequence ATGGACACTCAACTAGAAGAGTTAACAGATTATGCTATAAAATATGCAAGTGATTCAGGGGCACAATATTGCGATGTAAGATCTGAAGAACAAGAAAGAGAATCAGTGTTAATTGAAAATGGAGAAACAGAATATGTCAGAACAATTAATGATTCAGGGATAGGAATAAGATTAATCAAAGATGGGACATGGAGTTTTAGCTCAATTACAAATCCGAAATCAAAAGAGCAAATTAAAAAAGCAATAGATGAAGCCGTCAAAAATTCAGTTCATTATGCAAAAAACAGAAAAGAGCAATTTTCTCTTTACCCAAACCCCAGCATAAAGAAAAAGATAGACTACAAAGTACTACAAAAACCAAACTTGGATGAATTGATCAAAATAGGTACAATGTGTGATAAGATTATTTCAGATACACCAAAAATTATCAAGTCAGTGATAAATCCATGGTACACAAATAATTCAAAATATTTTGTAAACAGTGAAGGTTCAAAAATTTTACAGAGTTTTTCAGATGTAGTAATTGACATGATTGCGACTGCACACGAATATGGAATAACCCAATCAGTAAACATTACAGAAGGAGGAAGGGGAGGAATGGAACAAATCATCAACAAAGATAAAGCTCAAAACAGTGCACAGAAAATTGCCAAAAAAGCATCTGAATTGTTATCAGCAAAGCCTGCAAAAGAGGAAAAAGCAACAGTTGTCATGAATCCTGACTTTGTATCATTACTCACACATGAGATTTTAGGTCACCCATCTGAGGCAGACAGAGTTTTGGGAAAAGAGATGGCATGGGCAGGGGGAGCATGGTGGAAAGGTATGATTGGAGAAAAAATTGGTTCTGAAAAATTAAATGTTTTTGATGATCCTACCATCGAAGAAAGTTTAGGATGGTATAATTTTGATGATGAAGGTGTTGAGACAAAAAAGACAACACTAGTTGAAGAAGGAGTTTTGAAGAACCACATGCAAAACAGGGAAACAGGACAAATTTTCAATGTTGCTCCTACAGGAAACATGAGAGCAACAAACTATCGATTCATGCCATTAATTCGAATGGCATGTACATGTGTTGGAAATGGAGATTGGAAAGTAGATGAAATGATAAAAGAAGTAAAAAACGGATATCTAATTTCAAATATGAAAATTCCATCAATAGACATGAAGAGATACAATTGGAGTATATCATGTCAATATGCACAAAAAATTGAGAATGGAGAAGTAACAGACTTGCTTAGGGATGTAATCGTGATGGGAATTGCCCCAGAATTTTTCCAATCAATTGATGCATGTGGTAACGACTTTACGATAAGGCCGATTACAAATTGCGGTAAAGGTGACCCAATGCAATCAATGATTATGGGCAATGGAGGACCATCAATTAGAGGAACTGCAACAGTAAAGAGCGTGAACTAG
- a CDS encoding uracil-DNA glycosylase, protein MNQLEKIRQNVIECTKCDLCKTRTNSVPGKGNFQSDVIFVGEAPGRNEDKNGEPFVGTAGKKLSAALEEAGVSREKVYITNVVKCRPPNNRVPNTKERDTCREYLKKEIFIIKPKIICILGNTAFNSILGGSEITKFRGKLVRKDNQLYFLTIHPAATIYNQELISTLKNDIARLFDLIRELKNNKEIPVDIEYTS, encoded by the coding sequence ATGAACCAGTTAGAAAAGATAAGGCAGAATGTAATAGAATGCACAAAATGTGATTTGTGCAAAACCAGAACAAATTCTGTTCCAGGTAAAGGGAATTTTCAGTCAGATGTTATCTTTGTAGGAGAAGCACCAGGGAGAAATGAGGACAAAAATGGAGAGCCATTTGTAGGAACAGCAGGAAAAAAACTCTCAGCAGCACTTGAGGAAGCAGGGGTTTCCAGAGAAAAAGTATACATCACAAATGTTGTAAAATGCAGGCCGCCAAACAACAGAGTGCCAAATACAAAAGAAAGAGACACTTGCAGAGAATATCTAAAAAAAGAGATTTTCATAATAAAACCAAAAATTATCTGCATATTGGGAAATACAGCATTTAATTCAATTTTAGGAGGTTCAGAGATTACAAAATTCAGAGGAAAACTAGTTAGAAAAGACAACCAATTGTATTTTTTGACAATTCATCCTGCAGCAACAATATACAATCAAGAATTAATTTCCACATTAAAAAATGACATTGCAAGGCTCTTTGATTTAATCAGAGAATTAAAAAACAACAAAGAGATTCCTGTAGATATTGAATACACTTCCTAG
- a CDS encoding DNA-3-methyladenine glycosylase yields the protein MNTLPRRFYLQDTVIVAKNLLGKKIIRKIGRTEISGIITETEAYRHKDDPASHAFSKITDRNKVMFGEVGMAYVYFTYGMYYCFNVVAKNPRVGAGAVLIRAIEPEKGKKEMLKNRNKTDMKNLTNGPAKLTQALGITKEHYGVDLTKNSKLYITEGIKPKKLFHPPE from the coding sequence TTGAATACACTTCCTAGAAGATTTTATCTTCAAGATACAGTTATTGTTGCAAAAAATCTTTTAGGTAAAAAAATTATCAGAAAAATAGGAAGAACCGAAATTTCAGGAATAATTACAGAAACAGAAGCTTATAGACACAAAGATGATCCTGCAAGTCACGCATTTAGTAAAATTACTGACAGAAACAAAGTAATGTTTGGTGAAGTGGGAATGGCGTATGTCTATTTCACATATGGAATGTATTATTGCTTTAATGTAGTAGCTAAAAATCCACGAGTTGGTGCAGGGGCAGTTTTGATTAGAGCAATTGAGCCAGAAAAAGGAAAAAAAGAGATGCTAAAAAACAGAAATAAAACAGACATGAAAAATCTCACAAATGGACCTGCAAAACTAACCCAAGCATTAGGAATTACAAAGGAGCACTATGGTGTAGATTTGACAAAAAATTCAAAACTGTACATCACAGAAGGCATAAAACCAAAAAAATTGTTTCATCCCCCAGAATAG
- a CDS encoding VTT domain-containing protein has translation MDFVDLFPFAPEVGYLSLSLVNFFGSLVPFVPLPGFLLLATMSVGDQFDLHVLAILSAITATVAKQIIFYVSYGGRKIINEKTRKRMRPFERLVKRYGAGAAFFAAATPIPDDLVYVPLGLAKYNPKRFFIATLTGKFVLSYTIVFVSHYLGLSLVEPLLENIDDATPVYIGIIIFGAMMTTVVVLLLRLDWQRILGKFAPWTLDENNKD, from the coding sequence GTGGATTTTGTTGACCTTTTTCCATTTGCCCCTGAAGTAGGCTATCTTAGTTTGTCACTTGTCAACTTTTTTGGATCTCTTGTTCCTTTTGTTCCTTTACCTGGGTTCCTATTACTTGCAACAATGTCTGTAGGTGATCAATTTGATCTACATGTCTTGGCAATCTTGTCTGCAATTACTGCAACTGTCGCAAAACAGATCATATTCTATGTCAGTTATGGTGGAAGGAAAATTATCAATGAAAAAACCCGAAAAAGGATGCGCCCCTTTGAGAGATTGGTAAAAAGATACGGTGCAGGAGCTGCGTTCTTTGCAGCTGCAACTCCGATTCCAGATGATTTAGTTTATGTCCCTTTAGGGCTTGCAAAGTATAATCCAAAAAGATTCTTTATTGCAACACTTACAGGAAAATTTGTTCTAAGCTACACCATAGTTTTTGTTTCTCATTACCTTGGTCTGTCTTTGGTTGAACCGTTATTAGAAAACATTGATGATGCAACTCCAGTTTACATTGGAATTATTATTTTTGGAGCTATGATGACTACAGTTGTGGTTTTGCTTTTGAGATTAGATTGGCAAAGAATTCTTGGCAAATTTGCTCCTTGGACTTTGGATGAAAACAACAAAGACTAG
- a CDS encoding DUF6659 family protein, producing the protein MVKKDYKKICDEIAAISPYIRFVGVIGESGDLLAYRRRDDLVPLLNAKNTQYQFSHIAIKTDLEGFFDKNLGEIEFVWEERKKVQTISFAIKKERVWISIDKKVIRSEMLRIIDSCLPIVKKYS; encoded by the coding sequence ATGGTAAAAAAAGACTACAAGAAAATTTGTGATGAAATTGCAGCAATTAGTCCCTATATCAGATTTGTAGGAGTGATAGGAGAAAGTGGGGATTTACTGGCATATAGAAGAAGAGATGACTTGGTGCCTTTATTGAATGCAAAAAATACCCAGTATCAGTTCTCACATATTGCCATAAAGACCGATTTGGAAGGATTTTTTGATAAAAATCTAGGCGAAATAGAGTTTGTATGGGAAGAAAGGAAAAAAGTCCAGACCATATCATTTGCAATTAAAAAAGAAAGAGTATGGATTTCAATTGATAAAAAAGTAATCAGATCAGAGATGCTCAGAATCATTGATTCCTGTTTACCAATTGTAAAAAAATATTCTTAG
- a CDS encoding ABC transporter ATP-binding protein, with protein sequence MAFLTVDGLTSRYDSSKCPVYAVDDVDFTLEDGESIGIAGESACGKSTLGLSIIRMLVGGKTQGKIIFDGDSILDVDETKFDNAFRWKKISMVFQGAMNSLDPVFTINEQFLEILKQHHFDGDSKQIISDAMNSVNLDENVLKKYPHELSGGMKQRVVIAMALLLKPKFVIADEPTTALDVLIQAQIINLLKSLKKSGMSFMLITHDLAVLSEIAEKIGIMYGGQMVEFGSSEEIYKNPKHPYTQGLLESIPTLKGDKPKYIKGIPPSLLDAPTQCRFIDRCPLAVEKCKQLPPKFKTETGYVRCWLYEDQ encoded by the coding sequence ATGGCATTTCTAACTGTTGATGGATTAACATCACGATATGATTCATCAAAATGTCCAGTTTATGCCGTAGATGATGTTGACTTTACATTAGAAGATGGAGAATCCATAGGAATTGCAGGTGAGAGTGCATGTGGGAAAAGTACTTTGGGATTGTCTATTATTCGAATGCTTGTTGGAGGAAAAACACAAGGTAAGATAATTTTTGATGGTGATTCTATCTTAGATGTTGATGAAACTAAATTTGATAATGCATTTCGATGGAAAAAAATCTCTATGGTATTTCAAGGAGCAATGAACTCACTTGATCCTGTTTTTACCATCAATGAACAATTTCTTGAAATTTTAAAACAGCATCATTTTGATGGTGACTCAAAACAGATAATTTCTGATGCAATGAATTCTGTAAACCTTGATGAAAATGTACTGAAAAAATATCCTCATGAGCTTAGTGGTGGTATGAAGCAAAGAGTTGTAATTGCCATGGCTTTGCTGCTAAAACCAAAATTTGTGATTGCAGATGAGCCTACCACTGCACTTGATGTATTAATCCAAGCTCAAATCATCAATCTTTTAAAATCTCTAAAGAAATCGGGCATGTCCTTTATGCTAATTACGCACGATTTGGCCGTACTGTCTGAGATTGCAGAGAAGATTGGCATCATGTATGGTGGACAAATGGTAGAATTTGGTTCCTCTGAAGAAATTTACAAAAATCCAAAACATCCATACACTCAAGGACTTTTAGAATCGATTCCAACACTAAAGGGAGACAAACCAAAATACATCAAAGGCATTCCTCCAAGCTTACTTGATGCGCCAACACAATGTAGATTTATTGACAGGTGTCCTTTGGCAGTTGAAAAATGTAAGCAACTTCCGCCTAAATTTAAAACTGAAACTGGATATGTTAGATGCTGGTTATATGAAGATCAATAA
- a CDS encoding transcription elongation factor NusA, giving the protein MKLPICGFDAKNAILCPQCESKVESGKITQADVEASMILAKIAKSNNEIENFTLYSCREFQGNFVLSLAKNDIMIIRQSRTLYRLLQDQFKGKIWLVEADETDKKFIEDLFFPTKILSINSVWAPGGVQKTKAVVSGKWTPRFPIDTEKVVEIVKNARNLDIEIEFEDKGRK; this is encoded by the coding sequence ATGAAACTACCAATATGTGGCTTTGATGCAAAAAATGCTATACTTTGTCCACAATGCGAAAGCAAGGTTGAATCAGGAAAAATAACACAAGCAGATGTTGAAGCATCTATGATCTTAGCTAAAATTGCAAAATCAAATAACGAGATTGAAAACTTTACACTATACTCTTGCAGAGAATTTCAAGGAAATTTTGTTTTGTCTTTGGCAAAAAACGACATCATGATAATTAGACAAAGCAGAACGCTGTACAGACTGCTTCAAGATCAATTCAAGGGTAAAATTTGGCTTGTAGAGGCAGATGAAACAGATAAGAAATTCATAGAAGATTTGTTCTTTCCAACAAAGATTCTTTCAATTAACTCAGTTTGGGCCCCAGGAGGAGTTCAAAAGACAAAGGCAGTGGTTTCAGGCAAATGGACACCAAGATTTCCAATAGATACAGAAAAAGTAGTCGAGATTGTAAAAAA